A segment of the Terriglobales bacterium genome:
GGGTCTGACGCTCTCATTCCTCGCAAACTCTTGATTCCACTCGCAAAATAAATTTCAAAACCGTGGCATGTTCCCCCTACCCAGATTGCTATCCTGAAAATGTAGGTGGTGAAGACAAATTTCGTTTTTGTTTTGTCATTCTGAGTTCTGAGGCGAAGCCGAAGAACCTCTGTACTTGGGTTTTGAAGCGGAAGGGGAAGAATCCCTATAGCTACCACCGACTCTTCAGGGAGGAGTGCTTTTGCCGACGACCAACGACTAAGGACTAACGACTTGCTTCTTCTAACTCCTTTGTTTTCATATATGCGCTGTCTAACTCCTTTGCTTTCATATACAGACTCTCCATATATGAAAACAAAGGACTTATAAGTCCTTTGGAATCATATATGTGGAGCCAGACGCTCGCGTAACTGCTTTGTTTTCTTATATGAAGCCAAAACAGGGGGGAGGGGTAGGGTCCAATTAGCGACAGTTCCGGGCAAGGGTTTTCCTAGTCGCCATCCCCTAGCCCCTATCTCGCCTCTCGCCGAACTTAGAAGAACCGCACCTTCACGTCGGGCTTCTTATCGAGATGGATGCTCTCGATGAACCGTACGCGGCCGGTGTTCAGCGTCATCACCACCGACGAAGTGCGAACGCCTTCGCCGAAGAAGCGTACGCCGCGCATGACCACGCCTTCCGTCACGCCCGTCGCCGCGAAAATAATTTGTTTTCCGGGCGCAAGTTCTTCGGCAAGGTAAACCTTCTTCGGGTCCTTGATGCCCATCTTTTCCACGCGTTCGCGCTGCTCGGGCTTGATGATCAAGCGCCCTTGCATGTAACCATTCAGGCAGCGAATCGCAGCCGCTGTGATCACGCCTTCTGGCGCTCCGCCAGAACCCATCACTGCATGAACACCGGTTCCAAGCACTGCCGCTGTGATGCCCGCTGAAAGATCGCCATCCGTAATCAACCGGATTCGCGCGCCAGCTTTGCGAATATCGTTGATCAGTCTCTCGTGCCTCGGACGATCGAGAACAACGATCACCAGGTCCTCAACATCGCGCGCGAGCGCCTTCGCTATCTGCTTCAAGTTGTGCTCGACTGGAGCGTCGATATCGACACAGCCCTTGCACGACGGACCGACGATGATCTTCTCCATGTAGCAATCTGGCGCATGAAGCAATCCGCCCTTTTCCGAAGCCGCTAAAACCGTGATCGCGCCTGGAGCGCCAGTTGCGCAAAGGTTCGTCCCTTCCAGCGGATCGACTGCAATGTCCACTTCCGGAACTGGTAAACCGCCGTGTTCGAACTCGGCTCCGACCTTCTCGCCGATGTAAAGCATCGGCGCTTCATCGCGCTCGCCCTCGCCGATCACGATCGTGCCGCGCATCGGAATCGTATCCATCGTCTTCCGCATGGCTTCCGTCGCGAGTGCGTCCGCGCGTTCTCGGTCGCCTGTTCCCATCAACCGTGCGGATTCGATCGCCGCGTTCTCCACCACGCGCAGCAGTTCGAGCGCAAGGTCGCTCTCGATGTTGGTGCCGAAGTTCTTGGCTCGCTTCACAGCAGCAGTACTCTCCGAACTAACTTGGGTTGGGCTCAAACGGTGAATCCTCCTGTCCTGTTGCATCGCGCGGATTAGCCGTTCTCGTCTGGCGAATCTTGGGCGAATGCTGATTTGGGGGCAAAACCTAACCGATCATTGGGATGAACAGAGTTGCTCTACTGCTGCTTGGAACCACTTCCATTTCCACATCAGGCTACAGAATATTGCTCTGGCCAACCGCGATGCGTCAAGGCAAGCGAAAAGGACGGCCAGTTTGGCCGTCCTTTCGTGCTGAGCTGCCTAGAACGCTTCCACACCCGTAATCTGCGCGCCGATGATCAGCCCGTGAATGTCGTGTGTGCCTTCGTAGGTCTTTACCGATTCCAGGTTCATCATGTGGCGCATGATCGGATAATCGTCGGCGATGCCGTTCGCTCCCAGAATGTCCCGCGCCATCCGAGCGCATTCCAGCGCCATCCAGATGTTGTTCCGCTTGGCCATCGAGATGTGATAATGCTGCACCTTGTTCTGGTCCTTCAAACGACCGACCTGCAATACCAGCAACTGCGCCTTCACGATCTCGGAGATCATCCACACCAGCTTCTCCTGCACCAGTTGATGCGAAGCGATCGGTTGGTCGCGCCATTGCTTGCGCACCTGCGAATACTGAAGCGCTGTGTCGTAGCACGACATCGCCGCGCCAACGCCGCCCCAAGCGATGCCATAGCGAGCTTGGTTCAGGCACATCAGAGCATTCTTCAATCCCTCGGTCTTCGGAAGCAGGTTCGACGCCGGAACGCGCACGTCCTGCATCGAAAACCCCGAAGTCACCGATGCACGCAGCGACCATTTCCCATGGACATCATCGGCCTTAAACCCGGGGCTTTTCGTATCCACGATAAAGCCGCGAACGCGGTCTCCTTCGTCGGCGACCTTCGCCCAGACGATGGCGATATCGGCGATTGAGCCTGATGTGATCCACATCTTCTCGCCGTTCAGGATGTAGTCGTTGCCGTCCTTCTTGGCGCGAGTCCGCATTCCGCCGGGATTTGACCCGAACATCGGCTCGGTCAGGCCAAAGCAGCCGAGGATCTCGCCACGCTGCATTCCCGGAAGATACTTGTCCTTCTGCTCATCGCTGCCGAAGGCGTAAATCGGATACATGCAGAGCGCCGACTGCACGCTGACGAACGAACGAAGTCCGCTGTCGCCGCGTTCCAGTTCCTGCATGACCAGCCCATATTCCACGTTCGACATCTCGGCGCAGCCATAGCCTTTCAGGTTGGCGCCGTAGAAGCCGAGTTCGCCCATGGGCTTGACGAGTTCGCGCGGGAACTTGCCCTCGCGATTGCACTGCTCAATGATCGGAATGACGTTCTCTTCCACCCATTTGCGGGTGCTGTCGCGAACCAGGCGTTCGTCTTCTGTGAGAAGGCCGTCGAAGTCGATGAAATCTACTCCCCTAAATTTCAGGGCCATAAAGGTGGTGACTCACTTTCCAGTTGGGGTTCGCACGGCAGTCCGCTCCCCGAAAGTCAGGGTTCTACGGAGGAGACGCGCCGGACGAGAGAACTAGAAAGGCTAGCAGAGCGACAAAAGTGCGGCAAGTGAATGGCAGTCGCGGCCGAGAAAGAGCAGAGGCAGGCAAAAATGCCTGCCTCGATTTGCCTATTCGTAACGCAGAGCTTCGATTGGATCGAGGCGAGCGGCCTTTCGTGCCGGATAGTATCCGAAGAAGATACCAACCGCCATCGAGAATATGACCGCCGTGACAATCGAGATCGGCGATACAAGCACAGGCCATCCTGCCATGTTGGTGATGACCATTGAGGCACCGACTCCCATCATGATTCCGACGAGTCCTCCCAGACAGGAGAGAACAACGGCCTCTGTAAGGAACTGGCTCTGCACGTCGGTGTCAGTGGCTCCGATCGCCATGCGAATACCGATCTCGCGCGTGCGCTCCGTTACCGAGACGAGCATGATGTTCATGATGCCGATACCGCCCACGATGAGCGCGACGCCTGCAGTCGAGCCGAGAAGCAGCGTCAGCGTCTTCTGCGTGGCTTCTGCCATGTCGGCAAGTTCGGCAAGGTTGCGGACGATGAAGTCGTCATCCGTGCCTGGACGAATGCGATGCCGGTCGCGGAGCAGTGCCTCGATCTGCGACTTGGCGGTGAAGCTCGCTTCCTTGGATACAGCCGAGACCATGATGAAGCGCAGCCACGTTTCACCGCTGATCTTCTTCTGTAGCGTCGTGATCGGGATGACGATGATGTCGTCCTGATCGTCACCCATCGCGGCCGACTGGCCCTTTGAAGCCAGCGTGCCGACGACTCGGAAGGGCAGGTTCTTGATGCGGATGGTTTGTCCGATTGGATCAACCGGTCCGAACAGGTTCTTGCGCACGGTTTCGCCAATTACGGCCACGTTTGCGGCAGTATCAACGTCGGACTGAGTGAAGGTGGAACCACTCTGGAAACCCCAGTTCCGCACGTCGAAGTACTCGGGCGAAGACGCCGTGATGCGCGTGAACCAATTGTCGTTCCCATAAACGACCTGGCTGCTGGTCATGCTTCCTGGAGCAGCAGTCTTGATGGTGGGCACTTCGCGCAAGATCGCATTCATGTCTTCTAGGACGAGCGTCTTGGTGGCGCCCCAACCCATGCGCATGCCGCCACGCGTAACCGTCCCACTTTGGACCATGAGCATGTTCGAGCCCATAGCAGCGATCTGGTCCTGGACCTGTTTCTGTGCGCCTTGACCGACACCGACCATGGCAATGACAGCGGCGACACCGATGATGATGCCCAGCATGGTGAGCGACGACCGCATTTTGTTGCGGGCGAGAGCGCGAAGCGCGATCTTGAGAATTGAGATGAAGTCCATACAGGTTCCCGGTAAGCCAGTTAATCTTCGTCCACGACCGGCATGCTTTTTACCACTTCGCTCGCACGCGGCCGGTTGTCGATTGGGTCGTCCTTGCGGACTTTCCCGTCGCGGAATATCAACTGCCGCTTGGCGAACTGAGCGATGTCGGGCTCATGGGTGACGAGCACTATCGTGAGTCCCTGATCATTCAGTTGCTGGAAGATATCCATGATCTCGACGGAGGTGCGACTGTCGAGGTTGCCGGTAGGCTCGTCTGCAAGCAGAATGGAAGGCTTGTTGACGAGCGCTCGAGCAATGGCAACTCGCTGCTGCTGTCCGCCGGAGAGTTGCGAAGGGAAGTGGTCGATGCGCTCACCGAGGCCAACGAGTTCGAGCGCCTCCCGCGCGCGCTTTTCGCGCTCGCCCTTATCGAGCCGCGCATAAAGCGTCGGCAGTTCCACATTCTCCAGTGCCGTGGTGCGGGATAGCAGGTTGAATCCCTGGAACACGAAGCCGATCTTCCGGTTGCGAATGAGAGCGAGTTCGCGCTTATTCAAATTTGCAACGTCGGTGTCTTCCAGGAAATAGCGTCCACTGCTCGGCTTATCGAGACAGCCGAGGATGTTCATGAAGGTAGATTTGCCGCTGCCACTCGCGCCCATGACGGCGACAAATTCGCCACGGCGAATCTCGACATTGACGCCGCGAAGCGCGTGAACGCGAGTTTCGCCGAGCTCGTAGTACTTGTGGACGTCCTCGACGCGAATAACCGAATCCGAGGATCCGGTTTTCGCGGGAGCAACAAAATCGGAGATGACGGTGGACATAAGGGACTTACCGCCGCGGCGGTCCTCCCATGCCTGGGGCGCGAGCGGTTGCCGCCTTGCTCGATCCGGTAATGAGGGTATCGCCTTCCTTCAACTGTCCCGCGAGTACCTGGACAACCTCGGTGACGGTATGGTCGGTAATGCCGGTTTTGATCTGTACCGGGACAAGCTGCTTATCGGCGGTGAGCTTCCAGACTACTGCACGATCAAGACCGCTGCTTGCGGCATCGCTCGCTCCGGATCCCGCGCCTTTGCCGGCGGGGTTGGCGTTGCCGCCAGCACTCGGAGCGGATCCGCCGCCGGGCTGCTCG
Coding sequences within it:
- the glpX gene encoding class II fructose-bisphosphatase codes for the protein MKRAKNFGTNIESDLALELLRVVENAAIESARLMGTGDRERADALATEAMRKTMDTIPMRGTIVIGEGERDEAPMLYIGEKVGAEFEHGGLPVPEVDIAVDPLEGTNLCATGAPGAITVLAASEKGGLLHAPDCYMEKIIVGPSCKGCVDIDAPVEHNLKQIAKALARDVEDLVIVVLDRPRHERLINDIRKAGARIRLITDGDLSAGITAAVLGTGVHAVMGSGGAPEGVITAAAIRCLNGYMQGRLIIKPEQRERVEKMGIKDPKKVYLAEELAPGKQIIFAATGVTEGVVMRGVRFFGEGVRTSSVVMTLNTGRVRFIESIHLDKKPDVKVRFF
- a CDS encoding acyl-CoA dehydrogenase family protein, with the protein product MALKFRGVDFIDFDGLLTEDERLVRDSTRKWVEENVIPIIEQCNREGKFPRELVKPMGELGFYGANLKGYGCAEMSNVEYGLVMQELERGDSGLRSFVSVQSALCMYPIYAFGSDEQKDKYLPGMQRGEILGCFGLTEPMFGSNPGGMRTRAKKDGNDYILNGEKMWITSGSIADIAIVWAKVADEGDRVRGFIVDTKSPGFKADDVHGKWSLRASVTSGFSMQDVRVPASNLLPKTEGLKNALMCLNQARYGIAWGGVGAAMSCYDTALQYSQVRKQWRDQPIASHQLVQEKLVWMISEIVKAQLLVLQVGRLKDQNKVQHYHISMAKRNNIWMALECARMARDILGANGIADDYPIMRHMMNLESVKTYEGTHDIHGLIIGAQITGVEAF
- a CDS encoding ABC transporter permease; the encoded protein is MDFISILKIALRALARNKMRSSLTMLGIIIGVAAVIAMVGVGQGAQKQVQDQIAAMGSNMLMVQSGTVTRGGMRMGWGATKTLVLEDMNAILREVPTIKTAAPGSMTSSQVVYGNDNWFTRITASSPEYFDVRNWGFQSGSTFTQSDVDTAANVAVIGETVRKNLFGPVDPIGQTIRIKNLPFRVVGTLASKGQSAAMGDDQDDIIVIPITTLQKKISGETWLRFIMVSAVSKEASFTAKSQIEALLRDRHRIRPGTDDDFIVRNLAELADMAEATQKTLTLLLGSTAGVALIVGGIGIMNIMLVSVTERTREIGIRMAIGATDTDVQSQFLTEAVVLSCLGGLVGIMMGVGASMVITNMAGWPVLVSPISIVTAVIFSMAVGIFFGYYPARKAARLDPIEALRYE
- a CDS encoding ABC transporter ATP-binding protein — protein: MSTVISDFVAPAKTGSSDSVIRVEDVHKYYELGETRVHALRGVNVEIRRGEFVAVMGASGSGKSTFMNILGCLDKPSSGRYFLEDTDVANLNKRELALIRNRKIGFVFQGFNLLSRTTALENVELPTLYARLDKGEREKRAREALELVGLGERIDHFPSQLSGGQQQRVAIARALVNKPSILLADEPTGNLDSRTSVEIMDIFQQLNDQGLTIVLVTHEPDIAQFAKRQLIFRDGKVRKDDPIDNRPRASEVVKSMPVVDED